A stretch of the Polaribacter pacificus genome encodes the following:
- a CDS encoding 3-hydroxyacyl-CoA dehydrogenase/enoyl-CoA hydratase family protein: MTRRIKKVAIIGSGIMGSGIACHFANIGVDVLLLDIVPRELNAAEKAKGLTLEDKAVRNRLVNDALKASLKSKPSPIYHQKFANRITTGNLEDDIAKVADVDWIMEVVVERLDIKKIVFEKLEQHRTPGTLITSNTSGIPIHFMSEGRSEDFQKHFCGTHFFNPARYLKLFEIIPGPKTAPEVLDFLNGYGEQFLGKTSVVAKDTPAFIGNRIGIFSIMSLFHAVKELGLTIEEVDKLSGPVIGRPKSATFRTVDVVGLDTLVHVANGIKDNCLKDESLDLFTLPDFIDTMMKNNWLGSKTGQGFYKKEGKEIKSLDLNTLEYRAKKSAKFATLELTKTIDKVVDRFKVLVAGKDKAGEFYRKSFAALFAYVSNRIPEITDEIYKIDNAMKAGFGWEHGPFQIWDAIGVEAGIAMMKAEGQEPASWVADMLAAGNSSFYSVKEGATFCYDIPSKKQAKVPGQDSFIILDNIRKSNQVFKNSGVVIEDLGDGILNCEFQSKMNTIGGDVLAGLNKAVDLAEKDFQGLIIGNQAANFSVGANIGMIFMMAAEQEYDELNMAIKYFQDTMMRMRYSSIPTISAPHGMALGGGCELSMHADKVVAAAETYIGLVEFGVGVIPGGGGSKEMALRASDTFRKGDVELNILQEYFLTVAMAKVSTSAYEAFDMGVLQKGKDVIVVNKDRQIATAKAHAKLMAEAGYTQPVKRNDVKVLGKQALGMFMVGTDSMEASHYISEHDQKIANKLAYVMAGGDLSEPTLVTEQYLLDLEREAFLSLCTERKTLERIQHMLKTGKPLRN; this comes from the coding sequence ATGACTAGAAGAATTAAAAAAGTAGCCATCATAGGTTCTGGAATCATGGGAAGCGGAATTGCTTGCCATTTTGCCAACATCGGTGTTGATGTGCTTTTGTTAGACATTGTACCCAGAGAACTGAATGCTGCTGAGAAAGCAAAAGGTTTAACCTTAGAGGATAAAGCAGTTAGAAATCGATTGGTGAATGATGCTTTAAAAGCTTCACTAAAATCAAAACCATCACCAATTTATCATCAAAAATTTGCAAACAGAATTACCACCGGTAATTTAGAAGATGACATTGCAAAAGTTGCAGATGTAGATTGGATTATGGAGGTTGTTGTTGAGCGTTTAGACATTAAGAAAATTGTCTTTGAAAAACTTGAGCAACACAGAACCCCAGGAACTTTAATTACTTCAAATACATCTGGGATTCCTATTCATTTTATGAGTGAAGGTCGTAGTGAAGATTTTCAAAAACATTTTTGTGGTACTCACTTCTTTAACCCTGCTCGATATTTAAAATTATTCGAAATCATTCCTGGTCCAAAAACAGCACCAGAAGTGTTGGATTTTTTAAATGGATATGGTGAACAATTTTTAGGAAAAACTTCAGTCGTAGCCAAAGATACTCCTGCATTTATAGGAAACAGAATTGGTATTTTTAGCATCATGAGCTTGTTTCATGCTGTTAAAGAGCTAGGCTTAACCATAGAAGAAGTTGATAAATTATCAGGGCCTGTGATTGGAAGACCAAAATCAGCAACCTTTAGAACTGTTGATGTAGTTGGTCTTGACACCTTAGTACACGTTGCTAACGGAATCAAAGATAACTGCCTTAAGGATGAAAGCTTAGATTTGTTTACTCTTCCTGATTTTATCGATACCATGATGAAAAACAATTGGTTAGGAAGCAAAACCGGCCAAGGTTTTTACAAAAAAGAAGGTAAAGAAATAAAATCTTTAGATTTAAACACCTTAGAATACAGAGCTAAGAAATCAGCAAAATTTGCTACACTAGAGCTTACTAAGACTATCGATAAAGTGGTAGATCGCTTTAAAGTTTTAGTTGCAGGAAAAGACAAGGCTGGTGAATTTTACCGCAAAAGCTTTGCTGCTTTGTTTGCCTATGTATCAAACAGAATTCCAGAAATTACAGATGAAATTTATAAGATAGACAACGCTATGAAAGCCGGATTTGGCTGGGAACATGGTCCATTCCAAATTTGGGATGCTATTGGTGTTGAGGCAGGAATAGCAATGATGAAGGCAGAAGGACAAGAACCAGCAAGTTGGGTAGCTGACATGTTAGCCGCTGGAAATTCATCTTTCTACTCTGTAAAAGAAGGAGCTACTTTTTGTTATGATATTCCAAGTAAAAAACAAGCTAAAGTACCTGGTCAAGACAGCTTTATCATTTTAGACAATATTAGAAAATCAAACCAGGTATTTAAAAATTCTGGTGTTGTAATAGAAGATTTAGGCGACGGTATATTAAACTGTGAGTTCCAATCAAAAATGAATACCATTGGAGGTGATGTTTTAGCAGGATTAAACAAAGCTGTAGATCTTGCTGAAAAAGATTTCCAAGGATTGATCATCGGTAATCAAGCTGCAAACTTTTCTGTTGGAGCTAATATCGGAATGATTTTTATGATGGCTGCTGAGCAAGAATATGACGAGCTAAACATGGCTATCAAATATTTCCAAGACACCATGATGCGCATGCGTTATTCTTCTATACCAACGATATCTGCTCCTCACGGAATGGCCTTAGGGGGTGGTTGTGAATTGTCTATGCACGCAGACAAAGTTGTTGCTGCTGCAGAAACCTATATTGGATTGGTTGAGTTTGGAGTAGGTGTTATTCCTGGCGGTGGTGGATCTAAAGAGATGGCACTAAGGGCTTCTGATACCTTTAGAAAAGGAGATGTAGAGTTAAACATATTACAAGAATACTTTTTAACGGTTGCCATGGCTAAAGTTTCAACTTCTGCTTATGAAGCCTTTGATATGGGTGTCTTACAAAAAGGAAAAGATGTTATTGTTGTTAATAAAGACAGACAAATTGCAACAGCAAAAGCTCATGCAAAACTAATGGCTGAAGCTGGCTATACACAACCTGTTAAACGCAATGATGTAAAAGTTTTAGGAAAACAAGCATTGGGAATGTTTATGGTGGGTACTGACTCTATGGAGGCCAGCCACTATATTAGTGAACACGATCAGAAAATAGCCAACAAACTAGCCTATGTGATGGCTGGAGGTGATTTATCTGAACCTACACTGGTTACAGAGCAGTATTTATTAGACCTTGAACGTGAAGCTTTCTTAAGTCTTTGTACAGAAAGAAAAACATTAGAGCGAATTCAACACATGTTAAAAACCGGAAAACCTTTGCGTAATTAG
- a CDS encoding MarR family winged helix-turn-helix transcriptional regulator, whose protein sequence is MDKEKSIDHQLRATWQAVAKLYNEQAAKHNSTMATAFVLLNIDYENGTPSTALGPLMGMEPTSLSRILKTMEEKGAILREKNPDDGRSVIIKLTNYGKSMRKISKDSVIQFNEVVRRHLEPEEVETFFKVTSTINKLIADKEIYKKIKKKAV, encoded by the coding sequence ATGGATAAAGAAAAATCAATAGATCATCAATTAAGAGCTACTTGGCAAGCTGTTGCAAAACTCTATAATGAGCAAGCAGCAAAGCACAATAGCACAATGGCCACAGCCTTTGTTTTGCTTAATATTGATTATGAAAACGGGACACCTTCTACTGCTTTAGGACCTTTGATGGGAATGGAACCAACAAGTTTGTCAAGAATTTTAAAGACCATGGAAGAAAAAGGGGCTATCTTAAGAGAAAAAAACCCGGATGATGGAAGAAGTGTGATCATTAAATTGACCAATTACGGTAAGAGCATGCGAAAGATCTCTAAAGATTCTGTGATTCAATTTAACGAAGTTGTTCGCAGGCATTTAGAGCCCGAAGAGGTAGAAACCTTTTTTAAGGTAACCTCAACAATTAATAAATTAATAGCTGATAAAGAGATTTATAAAAAAATCAAAAAGAAGGCTGTATAA
- a CDS encoding ABC transporter ATP-binding protein: MQNLLEIQNVVKKYGDFTALNDVSLEVPKGSVFGLLGPNGAGKTSLIRIINQITLPDSGRIFLDGEPLEPNHIEHIGYLPEERGLYKSMKVGEQALYLAQLKGMSKAEAKKRLHYWFEKFDIGAWWNKKVEELSKGMAQKVQFIVTVLHQPKLLIFDEPFSGFDPINAQLIAKEILQMRDEGATIIFSTHRMESVEEMCDYIALINKSNKILDGKLDDIKRQFRSNTFQVGLKTDQEELVTNLLKDKYKVLPADFRLLNEGLKLNVQLPENQSPNELLSLLTNYGEVEHFLELVPSANDIFIQAVNKNN, translated from the coding sequence ATGCAAAATTTATTAGAAATTCAGAATGTTGTTAAGAAGTATGGCGATTTTACTGCCCTAAACGATGTTTCATTAGAAGTGCCCAAAGGAAGTGTATTTGGTTTGTTAGGGCCTAATGGCGCTGGGAAAACCTCTTTAATTAGAATCATCAATCAAATTACCTTACCTGATAGTGGTCGCATCTTTTTAGATGGAGAACCTCTAGAGCCGAATCATATAGAACACATTGGATATTTGCCAGAAGAAAGAGGCTTGTATAAAAGTATGAAAGTTGGAGAGCAGGCATTGTACTTGGCTCAACTAAAAGGAATGAGTAAAGCCGAAGCAAAGAAAAGATTGCATTATTGGTTTGAAAAATTCGATATCGGAGCTTGGTGGAATAAAAAAGTTGAAGAACTGTCAAAAGGGATGGCACAAAAAGTACAATTTATTGTAACGGTTTTGCATCAGCCTAAATTATTAATTTTTGATGAGCCTTTTTCTGGGTTTGATCCGATCAATGCTCAGCTTATCGCCAAAGAAATTTTGCAAATGCGAGATGAAGGAGCTACCATTATTTTTTCTACCCACCGTATGGAATCGGTAGAAGAAATGTGTGATTATATTGCTCTTATCAACAAGTCAAATAAGATTTTAGATGGTAAATTAGACGATATCAAACGTCAATTTCGCAGCAATACATTTCAGGTAGGCCTTAAAACAGATCAAGAAGAATTGGTTACCAATTTGTTAAAGGATAAATACAAGGTTTTACCAGCAGATTTTAGACTGCTTAATGAAGGTTTAAAATTAAATGTTCAATTGCCAGAAAATCAATCTCCAAATGAGCTTTTATCATTGCTGACCAATTATGGAGAAGTAGAACACTTTTTAGAATTGGTGCCAAGTGCCAATGATATTTTTATTCAAGCAGTTAATAAAAACAACTAA
- a CDS encoding ABC transporter permease, which produces MGKLQLIIKREFLAKVKNKSFIIMTFLSPILMVGIGFLVFFLSKKNDEKVKKITYVDASGLFSKDDFKDTKTIVYEDFTALGIEEVKKKVELGDYYGVLYIPKMDRLENLSNGVEFYSKDSPGMSIIDKLESTVESKFRHLKLSEFGIDLKQIDASRISADIKMYNFSGEESSKLINGLKIGVGAIAGYLLMMFVMIYGTSVMRSVIEEKTSRIIEIIVSSVKPFQLMLGKIIGNASAGLLQFMIWGVVLLIISIAASSFFGVSMTEVQSAKLSPEQLEAMQQAAGGDKFQQLVQEIFKLPLVTMFVLFIFYFLGGYFLYSSLFAAVGAAVDNETDTQQFMLPIMLPLILGVYVGFATVINDPHGPVSTIFSMIPFTSPIVMLMRVPFGVPWYEIAISMSLLILTFVFVVWLAAKIYRVGILMYGKKPSYKDLYKWIKYKG; this is translated from the coding sequence ATGGGTAAATTACAACTAATAATAAAGAGAGAGTTTTTAGCAAAAGTTAAAAACAAATCATTTATCATCATGACTTTTTTAAGTCCTATTTTGATGGTCGGAATCGGGTTTCTTGTCTTTTTCTTAAGTAAAAAGAATGATGAGAAGGTAAAGAAAATTACCTATGTAGATGCTTCAGGGCTTTTTAGTAAAGACGATTTTAAAGATACCAAAACAATTGTTTATGAAGATTTTACTGCCCTTGGCATAGAGGAAGTAAAAAAGAAAGTAGAGCTAGGTGACTATTATGGGGTCTTGTATATACCAAAAATGGATCGATTGGAAAATTTGTCAAATGGTGTTGAGTTTTATTCTAAAGATTCACCAGGGATGTCTATTATTGATAAATTAGAAAGTACGGTGGAGTCTAAATTTAGGCATTTAAAACTGTCTGAATTTGGAATCGATTTAAAACAAATAGATGCTTCTAGAATTTCTGCTGATATCAAAATGTATAATTTTTCTGGAGAAGAATCATCCAAGCTTATCAATGGGTTAAAAATAGGAGTAGGGGCTATTGCAGGTTATCTTTTAATGATGTTTGTAATGATCTACGGAACCTCTGTAATGCGAAGTGTGATTGAAGAAAAAACCAGTAGAATTATAGAAATTATAGTTTCTTCTGTAAAACCTTTTCAATTGATGTTGGGTAAAATTATAGGAAATGCAAGTGCAGGATTATTACAATTTATGATCTGGGGTGTGGTGCTACTTATTATAAGCATTGCAGCGTCTTCATTTTTTGGAGTGAGTATGACAGAGGTGCAATCGGCTAAGTTAAGTCCTGAGCAGCTAGAAGCAATGCAACAAGCCGCTGGAGGTGATAAGTTTCAGCAATTGGTGCAAGAAATATTTAAACTGCCTTTAGTTACCATGTTTGTCTTGTTTATCTTTTATTTTTTAGGCGGCTATTTCTTGTATAGTTCACTTTTTGCAGCAGTAGGTGCCGCAGTTGATAATGAGACAGATACTCAGCAATTTATGTTGCCAATTATGCTTCCTTTAATTTTAGGAGTTTATGTAGGTTTTGCCACTGTGATTAATGACCCACATGGACCTGTTTCTACAATTTTTTCAATGATTCCATTTACCTCACCCATTGTGATGTTAATGCGAGTTCCTTTTGGGGTGCCGTGGTATGAGATTGCAATTTCTATGAGTTTATTAATTCTTACCTTTGTTTTTGTGGTATGGTTGGCCGCAAAAATATACCGTGTAGGGATCTTAATGTATGGGAAAAAACCAAGCTACAAAGATTTGTACAAATGGATAAAATACAAAGGCTAA
- a CDS encoding mechanosensitive ion channel family protein, whose protein sequence is MKEVVEFLNYSIEFSDKVSISVKTILIIILVLIATSYTLKFVRNLVTKKLPVSDKAKFVSVFNYIKWLAYAVIFLLTLHTSGVDVTAIFAASAALLIGVGLALQTLFQDIISGIFILIDQTVHVGDVIELDGKVGKVEEINLRTTRAVTLDNKVMVIPNHLYLTNTLYNWTANSLDTRDSVQVGVAYGSDIQLVKKILLSVADSHVAVLAHPKPGVFFIDFGDSSLNFKLVYTIGDSFEFRLIQSDLRFEIDRLFREHNISIPFPQRDVHMIEKKI, encoded by the coding sequence ATGAAAGAAGTAGTAGAGTTTTTAAATTATTCAATAGAATTTAGTGATAAAGTAAGTATTTCTGTTAAGACCATACTTATTATCATTCTAGTCTTAATTGCCACTTCATACACGCTTAAATTTGTTCGGAACTTGGTGACTAAAAAATTGCCTGTTTCTGATAAAGCGAAGTTTGTTTCGGTATTTAACTATATAAAATGGTTGGCCTATGCGGTCATCTTTTTGTTAACCTTACATACTTCTGGGGTAGATGTTACGGCTATTTTTGCAGCATCAGCAGCCTTATTGATAGGTGTTGGTTTGGCCTTGCAAACATTGTTTCAAGATATTATCTCTGGGATTTTTATTCTAATTGATCAGACCGTACATGTAGGGGATGTTATTGAGTTGGATGGAAAAGTTGGTAAGGTTGAAGAAATTAATTTAAGAACTACTAGAGCAGTTACTTTAGATAATAAAGTAATGGTGATCCCAAATCACTTGTACTTAACAAATACCTTGTACAATTGGACAGCCAATAGCTTAGATACTAGAGATAGTGTTCAAGTTGGAGTGGCGTATGGTAGTGATATTCAGTTAGTGAAAAAGATACTATTGTCTGTAGCTGATTCTCATGTTGCTGTTTTGGCACATCCAAAACCTGGCGTGTTTTTTATTGATTTTGGTGACAGCTCATTAAATTTCAAGTTGGTATATACCATAGGAGATAGTTTTGAGTTTCGATTGATACAAAGTGATTTGCGTTTTGAAATTGATCGCTTGTTTAGAGAACATAATATTTCCATCCCTTTCCCACAAAGAGATGTTCACATGATAGAGAAAAAAATATAA
- a CDS encoding sigma-54-dependent transcriptional regulator: MQKILVIEDEAAIRRVLKKIISEENEMYEVFEAEDGIQGLEMIMNEDYDLVLCDIKMPKMDGVEVLEKAKKIKPEIVMVMISGHGDLDTAVQTMRLGAFDYISKPPDLNRLLNTVRNALDKKNLVVENKRLKKKVSKNYEMVGESQAITHIKDIIEKVAATDARVLITGPNGTGKELVAHWLHEKSARSKAPLVEVNCAAIPSELIESELFGHVKGSFTGANKDRAGKFEAANGGTIFLDEIGDMSLSAQAKVLRALQENKVARVGSDKDIKVNVRIIAATNKDLKNEISKGSFREDLYHRLAVILVKVPALNDRREDIPLLINFFAKKIAEEQGGVQKVFSEKAITLLQQYDWTGNIRELRNVVERLIILGGNEVSEMDVSTFASK; this comes from the coding sequence ATGCAAAAAATATTAGTAATAGAAGATGAGGCTGCTATACGCAGGGTTTTAAAAAAGATTATCTCAGAAGAAAATGAGATGTATGAGGTTTTTGAAGCTGAGGATGGTATTCAAGGTCTTGAGATGATCATGAATGAGGACTATGATCTAGTTTTGTGTGATATAAAGATGCCTAAAATGGACGGTGTAGAGGTCTTGGAAAAAGCCAAAAAAATCAAACCAGAGATAGTTATGGTTATGATTTCTGGTCATGGTGATTTAGATACGGCTGTTCAAACCATGCGACTAGGTGCTTTTGATTATATCTCTAAACCACCTGATTTAAACCGATTGCTCAATACAGTACGCAATGCGCTTGATAAGAAAAATTTGGTTGTAGAAAACAAGCGACTAAAAAAAAAGGTAAGTAAAAACTATGAAATGGTTGGAGAGAGTCAGGCCATTACTCATATAAAAGATATTATAGAAAAAGTAGCTGCAACAGATGCCAGAGTATTAATTACGGGACCAAATGGAACAGGTAAAGAACTTGTAGCACATTGGTTGCATGAAAAGAGTGCGAGATCAAAAGCACCATTAGTAGAGGTAAATTGTGCTGCGATACCTTCAGAACTTATAGAAAGTGAGTTGTTTGGACATGTAAAAGGAAGTTTTACTGGAGCTAATAAAGACCGAGCAGGGAAATTTGAGGCAGCCAATGGAGGAACCATTTTTTTAGATGAAATTGGTGATATGAGTCTTTCTGCGCAAGCAAAAGTACTTAGAGCATTGCAAGAAAATAAAGTCGCAAGAGTTGGTAGTGACAAGGATATTAAAGTAAATGTTCGAATTATTGCAGCAACCAACAAAGACTTAAAGAATGAGATTTCTAAAGGAAGTTTTAGAGAGGATTTATACCACAGGCTAGCGGTTATATTGGTTAAGGTTCCTGCATTGAATGACAGAAGAGAAGATATTCCATTGTTGATTAATTTCTTCGCAAAGAAAATAGCAGAAGAACAAGGGGGAGTCCAAAAAGTATTTTCCGAAAAAGCGATTACGCTTTTACAGCAGTATGATTGGACCGGAAACATTCGAGAGCTAAGGAATGTGGTTGAGCGTTTGATTATTCTCGGTGGTAATGAAGTTAGTGAAATGGATGTATCTACCTTTGCTAGCAAATAG
- a CDS encoding peroxiredoxin gives MATAVGKKFPNLEVDAMNELGDTFKVNVLEEAVKNNKKVVLFWYPKDFTFVCPTELHAFQAALGEFEKRNTIVIGASCDTPEVHFAWLSTSKDNGGIEGVTYPILADSNRNLSSILGILDITNETFDEATQTIQVEGDNVTYRATYLIDEEGTVFHEGINHMPVGRNVNEYLRLIDAYSHVQSHGEVCPANWEEGKDAMQANAKGTAAYLASH, from the coding sequence ATGGCAACAGCAGTTGGGAAAAAATTTCCAAATTTAGAGGTAGATGCAATGAACGAACTTGGAGATACTTTTAAAGTAAATGTATTAGAAGAGGCAGTAAAAAACAACAAAAAAGTAGTTTTATTCTGGTATCCAAAAGACTTTACATTTGTGTGTCCAACAGAATTACATGCTTTTCAAGCAGCTTTAGGTGAGTTTGAAAAACGCAATACTATTGTAATTGGAGCTTCTTGTGATACTCCAGAAGTACACTTTGCTTGGTTAAGCACTTCTAAAGATAACGGAGGTATTGAAGGTGTAACCTATCCAATCTTAGCAGATAGCAACCGCAATCTTTCATCTATTCTTGGAATTTTAGATATTACGAACGAGACTTTTGATGAAGCTACACAAACTATTCAGGTAGAAGGTGATAATGTAACTTATAGAGCTACTTATTTAATTGATGAAGAAGGAACTGTTTTTCATGAAGGAATCAACCATATGCCAGTAGGAAGAAATGTAAATGAGTATTTGCGTTTAATTGATGCGTATTCACATGTACAATCTCATGGAGAAGTTTGTCCTGCAAACTGGGAAGAAGGAAAAGATGCAATGCAAGCCAATGCAAAAGGTACTGCTGCATATTTAGCTTCTCACTAA
- a CDS encoding thioredoxin family protein, producing MLKELDQDNLDQLISENKTVVVQYAATWCGNCRIMKPKFKKLASENEQMLFVIADAEKFPESRKLADVSNLPTFATFVDGTFKNQTQTNKFDVLKDLVQEVV from the coding sequence ATGTTAAAAGAATTAGATCAAGATAATTTAGATCAATTAATCTCTGAGAATAAAACAGTGGTGGTACAATATGCAGCAACCTGGTGTGGAAACTGTAGAATTATGAAACCAAAGTTTAAGAAATTAGCTTCAGAGAATGAGCAGATGCTATTTGTGATTGCCGATGCAGAGAAATTTCCAGAAAGCAGAAAATTAGCAGATGTATCTAATTTACCTACGTTTGCAACTTTTGTAGATGGTACATTTAAAAATCAAACACAGACTAATAAGTTTGATGTTTTAAAAGACCTAGTTCAAGAGGTTGTGTAA
- a CDS encoding DUF6952 family protein codes for MKLPVIKHLTNFIEENDEDYIIETIETLEALTEVSSLKDEELDVIGELISNLYGAIEVDKLIKEGMPKKEALNTFMKRVLGSIDS; via the coding sequence ATGAAATTACCAGTTATAAAGCATTTGACCAATTTTATCGAAGAAAACGATGAAGATTATATCATCGAAACTATTGAGACCCTAGAGGCTTTAACCGAAGTGTCTTCATTAAAGGATGAAGAGTTGGATGTTATAGGAGAGCTTATTTCTAACCTATACGGAGCCATTGAAGTAGACAAGCTAATCAAAGAAGGCATGCCTAAAAAAGAAGCTCTAAATACGTTTATGAAACGTGTTTTAGGTTCGATAGACTCTTAA
- a CDS encoding APC family permease has protein sequence MTKIHKKLNELSSTAICGNDISSSVLYVSALAIAFAGQYAWITLLIVSLVLFLFRKIYGEVVGALPLNGGAYNALLNTTSKSMASFAATLTILSYMATAVISANEAIHYLHHLIPPIPIIISTLVLLGVFAALVIGGITESAKVAVGIFLFHLASLIILSVFIVYFLSINGVGQFFENWNLKLGEGSITNAIFLGFAASMLGVSGFESSANFVEEQQKGVFPKTLRNMWAIVSIINPLMAIFALALFALPLLQSDAYQNTLLIEMGKHVGGSWVASLIAIDAFLVLSGAVLTSFIGVSGLLERMTLDRILPQFFLKKNNKGSSYRIIILFFLLCVSVLLITKGNVKLLAGVYTISFLSVMALFGIGNILLKVRRAKLPRPEKASWLAVFIAVIAVIIALIGNIIMPPKDNLPSNLTVFLLYFLPSISFVAIMLNRTILLRLVLKLLYALTNPIRKFVSNTDKNIQRTVDRINAQEFVFFTKGDNIASLNKVLLYIKKNEHTKKLKIVLVLAEGETSPKNIAKEIDFLDREYPEIDIEFIIEPGSFTPKKIQELSHRWNIPVNFMFIGSPSDKFPYKIEQLGGVRLII, from the coding sequence ATGACTAAAATTCACAAAAAGTTGAATGAACTTTCATCTACTGCAATTTGTGGTAATGACATAAGTTCTTCAGTCCTTTATGTTTCTGCATTGGCAATTGCATTTGCAGGGCAATATGCTTGGATTACTTTATTAATTGTTTCATTGGTACTCTTTTTATTTAGGAAAATTTATGGTGAAGTTGTGGGTGCACTACCTTTAAACGGAGGTGCTTATAATGCTTTATTAAACACAACTAGCAAATCTATGGCTTCTTTTGCTGCAACACTTACTATTTTATCTTATATGGCTACAGCAGTAATTTCTGCAAATGAAGCAATTCACTATTTACATCACCTCATCCCGCCTATCCCTATTATCATTAGTACATTAGTTTTATTGGGGGTTTTTGCTGCATTGGTTATTGGAGGTATTACAGAATCTGCAAAGGTTGCTGTTGGAATCTTTTTATTTCACTTAGCTTCTTTGATTATCTTGAGTGTTTTTATTGTTTATTTTTTATCTATTAATGGGGTTGGTCAATTTTTTGAAAATTGGAATTTAAAATTAGGCGAAGGAAGTATCACCAACGCTATATTTTTAGGATTTGCAGCTTCTATGCTTGGTGTTTCTGGCTTCGAAAGCTCAGCCAATTTTGTTGAAGAACAGCAAAAAGGAGTGTTTCCTAAAACCTTGAGAAATATGTGGGCCATTGTAAGTATCATCAATCCGTTAATGGCCATTTTTGCATTGGCTTTATTTGCTTTACCTCTTCTGCAAAGCGACGCGTATCAAAACACTTTACTTATCGAAATGGGAAAACATGTTGGAGGATCATGGGTAGCTTCTCTTATTGCTATTGATGCCTTCTTAGTTTTAAGTGGTGCAGTTTTAACTAGTTTTATCGGTGTTTCTGGATTGCTAGAAAGAATGACTTTGGACCGAATTCTTCCTCAGTTTTTTTTAAAGAAAAACAACAAAGGAAGCTCTTATAGAATTATCATTTTATTTTTTCTTTTATGTGTTTCTGTTTTGTTAATCACCAAGGGTAATGTAAAATTATTAGCAGGAGTCTACACCATTTCTTTTTTATCAGTTATGGCTCTTTTTGGAATTGGAAACATCTTATTAAAAGTTAGAAGAGCAAAATTACCAAGACCAGAAAAAGCCTCATGGCTGGCTGTTTTTATTGCTGTTATCGCAGTGATTATTGCGCTGATTGGAAATATTATAATGCCTCCAAAAGACAACTTACCCAGCAACTTAACTGTCTTTTTACTCTACTTTCTTCCTTCTATTAGTTTTGTGGCAATTATGCTCAACAGAACTATACTATTGCGATTGGTTTTAAAATTGCTTTACGCACTTACAAACCCGATTCGGAAATTTGTTTCAAATACAGATAAAAACATTCAGAGAACAGTAGACCGTATCAATGCTCAGGAATTTGTGTTTTTTACAAAAGGTGATAATATAGCTTCTCTCAATAAAGTACTGTTATACATCAAGAAAAACGAACATACCAAAAAGTTAAAAATTGTTTTGGTATTGGCAGAAGGAGAAACATCTCCAAAAAATATTGCGAAGGAAATTGATTTTTTAGATCGTGAATATCCAGAAATTGATATCGAGTTTATTATAGAGCCCGGAAGCTTTACACCTAAAAAAATTCAAGAGCTATCTCATCGTTGGAACATCCCAGTAAACTTTATGTTTATTGGCTCTCCTTCTGATAAATTTCCTTATAAAATAGAACAACTTGGTGGAGTTCGCTTAATTATATAA
- a CDS encoding response regulator: MKKLNTILLIDDDKATNFMHKLIIGKENCTENIVSIENGEDALTYLQTKVDGKYPNPELIFLDINMPGMNGWEFLEKFKEINQSTQKSKVVVMLTTSTDPFDRKKAETINQVSDFKSKPLSSELIQEILKTNFPDMFS, translated from the coding sequence ATGAAAAAACTAAATACCATCTTGTTAATTGATGATGACAAAGCAACCAACTTTATGCATAAACTTATCATTGGCAAAGAAAACTGTACCGAAAACATTGTTTCTATTGAAAATGGTGAAGATGCATTAACGTATTTACAAACCAAAGTTGATGGCAAATATCCAAACCCAGAGCTCATTTTTTTAGACATTAATATGCCCGGTATGAATGGCTGGGAATTCCTTGAGAAATTTAAAGAAATTAATCAGTCCACACAAAAAAGTAAAGTAGTTGTAATGCTAACAACATCTACAGATCCTTTTGATAGAAAAAAAGCAGAAACCATCAATCAAGTTTCTGATTTCAAATCAAAGCCTTTAAGTTCTGAATTGATACAAGAAATTTTAAAAACAAATTTCCCTGATATGTTTAGTTAA